The genome window GTTTGGTGTATCCAGATCTCTATAAGATGAAATTCAGACAAGAATTGAAATTAGCAGAATATGAACCGAGGTtaaattttgcaaataaaatgtgTGATGCCTCCACCGACTTCAATAAAAATATCTTCTTCATTGAAGCGCATTTTCATGTTCAGAGTTTCGTGAATTAACAAAACTGCTGATGTTAGGCTCAGAAGGATCCCCATCCAAAGCCAGGGATGTAATTTACAAGCGATTCACCAAGCAAGTGTTATTCTACAGTAGGACATACAATTACGTACAATGAAATTGTATTGAATTTCTTTGAAGATAATCAGAATAGTAATCATCAATTTAGAGCGGAGCGCCCAGTCATAActgctctttgtttttgttacggACCATGTCGTATAGAACATCCAATGCCCAGCACCCCAACCGAacttttgatgaccgatcctaatgaaattgtttcacgcattaccgCAACCTGGATGcagtggcgttctttgtgatcaacgtatgaACAATTGTCACACATCCAAAATTTTCCACAGTGTGGTCCACcgtgttgctctctatggttctgtgcattggccgactataaaaggcagtgAATGGCGTGTCACGGTTTTGAGcactccgtgaacacctctcctccaTATTCAAGCCtagctggcatccctcagggatcagtcctctccgctactcTCTTTTCtctgtttaccgcagaccttcctaaaccaactccacacccaaatccaatccgaatccttcaatacgcggatgatctcatcctctacatctccaccagaaacatccctgccggtgaagcccgcctgaattcctatttggacgagctctaccggtatttcacccgctgggcactgtccctaaatccacaaaaatgcgaaaccatcgtattccgtggtaccgctaagatgacgccgaaaatgaggaacgacatttcaaccctatccgtcaaagaagtcacctaccttgggatgacaatcaattcccgcctattccacgtcccacatatcacgaaggcactgaatcGTGCAACaggagccttcaaatccctctacccaatcctaaaatacactagtccaactcctcagaaagtcaagctgttctgctacaaacagcttatccgtcccctcctcgttttcggcttcatcttctggtccgatgcttcccctcaccaaatcgaacgaatccgctgcaaagaacgcagaatcctccgccactgcaccaacatatacaagaacgaagaccgctccaaatacatctccaaccagatcctctacgactcctctcaaacgccccgcattgacgccgtcctagcccgtcatgccctcaaattccttgaaaaagccatatcccacccaaatccacttatctcccaggccatgcagatcgagatcgtcgaagagaatcttctacgaactcatctgttcccgcaagtcctcttatctctccagtcccgtaacctccttttcgaccccggcggtagagtaatcttctacaacggtatctactcctcatcccagttttcaaaacctacccatcctcagcgccactcctaggttcctttcccaaacccctcccacATGCCCctcatcccaacccacatcctagttccttccccgcccgcccgcttttataaaaaaattaattaatggaggtttttttcgacttttcctccagagaACCCGTTATATATTTTGCCAtttattctttagtgataagttagtttaagtcATAGAGTGTACCTTACATTAAGCTAGGCTattaaggtagtacataagttaggttaatttagaattgtatGTTTATAGgtgtaataaaaattgttgttttcgcaaaaattgttgtttttcacgGTTTTGAGTTGTCATTGCTTCACGTCAGAtatactttttgtttttttttaattttcttatgaCGTTACTTCTTAGCATCCAAACATTTGTtaacaaattattattatttaatattttctataaaCAAGAACCGCTTTCTTGTAcatttttatcttttaaatgATCTTACCGAAAATCCACAGGCGATCTCGTTACAGCTCTGCATCGTTTTGTGctatgttgatgatgatttcctaGAGGATTATGTCGTGAAAAAGAGCAAGGTGACTTCGTCGACATTGAAACGTAAACGCAAGGTGGCAGTGCAGACGAACTAATCATTATAGAGGAGTCCGTTTCGGTGGCCGCTGTAACACTTGTTGCACAGGATGGAAGACTGCCTGCtaaatcgctgctacagtctgaGAGATTCAAATCTAAACTTTCAAACGTTGAAAAATTACTTCTAGACGATTCACAGCTCAAATTCTGGCTTAGACTCTTCGAATGAAAATTTGTCACCACACCACTCGATGAGCTACTGCTTGCATACGAATTGAGACGTTGCATTGGCGCCGGAACTGTGGGAGGTGCTTCATCCATTTCTGAATTTTAGTAACCGGGCATAGTACGGTTGATGATTCGAGAAAGCGAacataaatgaaaagaaaaagaagagaaaaaccGAAAATTCTAATGTGTTTGCTTGTTTCGTTGTACATTCTGGagtatttattttaaatgttaGTGTTATATTATCTTAAATTAAGTCATTGTAATGAGCAACGCCCAATTTCACATGGCAGATATGGAAATTCAATCATCAGTCTTATAGTTAAAAGTCCAGGAAATAAAAAGTGGTAAGTGACTTAGCATTAGAGATACTTTATGAAATGCGTTCAgaataaattcaataataaaCACAACAGATCAACTGTGAATGACAAAATTTCGACCTCGAATTTATGGCAATGTCCAAAACAGCCTCATCAATAGATTGTGTGAGGTAAGTTTGGTGTAGAAGTTTAAGCTTGTTAAAATAAACTGAGAAATGAATATACGAAGCAAATGAACATTTCAGACATCTACATAAAAACCACAAACAAACATAAGTGACCTAGCTTACCTCCGTGATCCGTGTCGCAACCCTCGTCCGTACTGGAACTATATTGTTGAGTGATTGGCGTATATCTTGGATTCAATGAGGCAGGCCCGTCAGTCTCATAGTTTGGTAAATAGGAATAGCCTGGCAAATTATTGCTCAAATGCTCCTTGTAAGCAGCGGTGGGTGTGTTCGATGATGTTCCCGAAAGATCCCTTAAACCGGAATAATAATATAGTGATTTGTCAATCCATAAAAATAACGTATATGATTGAATAAAATTACTCTCCTATTGGATCTCAAAGGCGATTTACCCCATTTTCCAATAATTAACTTACCCAAAGTTTTGGAacttttctctttcttttccACAGCCAATCGCATCACAATGCCTCGCATCATTTTGCATTCCGTAGACGTTATGACTTTGATTGAATTGAGATGTGTAGCGCATCGTATCCGTTGTCCTTCCCTAAGAACAACAATAAAGCATTCATTAAACTCACCTGCATATTATATTTAAAAGGAAATTGAATACTTGAAAATGATAAACATCACACAAAAGAAGAGACTGAGCaatcaaaaatataatttttgagaAGCATTTACTGCTCTTCTAAACGTAAGaaacaaaattatcaaaaacaGAAGCGAGTTGATTATTTTCGCATATTAACAATTAATTACATCGGCTGTGACCAGCGGTAGCGGGCTCTGTTGTAGCGTGTAGAGTAGCTTCGATGCTTCCACCGACATTTGAAAATTACTCGGTGAATAATTATTAGGTAAATTCGATTTTGAATCAAAACTATTTGATGATGTTAAAATACGCGGTGGATGGTTTGATGGAGGCGTAGAGCTTATTTCCATAGGGTTCACAGAATTTGTTATATGTCGTTTCGGGTCGCTAATTGCAGTTGCCTAAAATCAGGAAAAAGAGACATAAATACCGAAAATACATTGCATAGGATATAATAATGTGCGTCTATCTAAAGTATTTCTGTAGTAAATGCAATTAAAATCAATGTGGTAAAAAAGGGACATTCGGTGCCTACCGCATTCATATTCATTTTTTATGTGGACAggtattattaaaaaatgaattACGGTTCTTTGCTCTTCTCGTAGAACCCCAATCCTTAAATAAATATGGATTTTTCATATTGATAATAGTAATATCTACAATTATGAGAACGAAAGTGTTTAAACTTTGATTCACTTTCAACATCCTGAATTAAAACTCAAAAAAGAcgcaaatgaataaaaattgaatttcacaAGGAAATGTAAACCAATGAATTCAAACTTGGGCCAACCCTTATCTAGGCACCACTCACCTGCTGTAACAATCTTCGGCAATCTTCAGAACTCTGCTTTAATATTCGTTGGTCTAATCCACTGGATAAAAGTCGGCTCGAAGGCACTCGATTCGACATGTATATGCTACTATCACGAATTGTAACTGAATATGGCGAATTACATGACTCTCGCTCCCCAATCCCGCCCACTCCTCGTGAAAAATACGATGACGGTGAAGgatttttattactattactgCTATGACTAGTATTACAGTTAatgctattattattgtttgatgttgttattaAATTGGTGTTGCATGTATTGTACATTAAGGAACCACGAAAATATTGATTGTTACTATTGCAGCTGCTGCTACCACCTACACCTCCACAGTTGGTCTCCCGTTGCAATGGCAACATCGCAGGAGTTGCATTGTCTCCTCTGATATTCGTATCACGTAGTTGGAGCATTGATGGTAAAGGTGTAGTGAGGGGATTATGATCGAAATTAGGAATCATTACGCTTCCGCCCGATAACCGATCAGATACATTGATAGATGTATGATGTCGAGGGGACACCGGAGTATCACGACAATGGTTTGAATTGGGAGCAGTGTTGCAAATGCCTAGCTTCCTCATAGCTTGCTCTGCGATCGTACTTGGTCGTCTTCGTTGGGACTCCAGTGAAGAATGCTTTGCCGAACCTCCACCCATTGGGTTCATGCCAGTACTATCCTGAGAAAGCGAGCGCGTTCTGACCCGGTCGTGCAATAAAAGGTAAATGGCAGCGATATGGTCGTAACTGTTCCGCTTCAAAATTAAGTGGATATTAATAAGTTGACAACCTTTTGAGTACGGATACTAGCGTACTTACTTTTAAACTCTCGCGCGTTTTATGTGGCGGAATGCCAACAAACTCCGCCATTATCCGTAAGATTTCTTCATTCGGTTCTACAGCAGATGTTCCTCCAGGGTTAGTTGTGGGTATCTCTGACAGAACGGGTGGCTCCATCACTTCGGCTAACATCCATCGGTGTCGCTTAATCTGATCAATTGTATAACGTCTTGTAGGATCTAGCACCAGCATTTTTCTAATTAAATTCTCGCAATCTGTAAATTTACAAAACCAAAAAGAGCAAGTCAATCGCTTCCTTTTTAAAGATTAGCTTCGAACTATGTCATGATCTAATGAACAATCTGTGAAGTTGATGTTGGCGGCTCAAGTAAGAATGACGTCAATTGCTACAGAAAATCAACGGTATATCCCAAATTTCTTCCCAAAACCCTTTCACATTAAGTTAATATTATAGCAATTCCAACACATGGAATGACGTTTGTTTGGCGTATTTATCCAGGAACTCATAATCCGAGAAGCAGCAAGTGTAGCTAAACATATCTTTCCTCATCACTCCTTAGAAAATCAAGAACCGAGAGGGATCCCCCCAAATTATCGCTCAAACCAACGAAAACGCGAACATTGACGTCATTCATTCATTCCACCATATCAACGATAAACTTTGAAGGACATAAGCTATACTCACTTACATATAACATTGTTAGATACAGTTTCGTGTACTCAAAATATTGAGAACAGACTGGAGAGACACATACACAGCCTAAACACTGTTGTCTGCCGAAAATTTGTTGAAGGAGGCAAATGGACTTTGGAATAACGAAAGCTTTAACGTAACTTTAGTAGAAGTTACAAGAACTTTTCATTCAATCTGAGCCTCATTGCTAGTGCTTCCTTTTCCGGATATTAACCTTTGAAAGAATTACACAGAATCCCGAAAACTGCCTGGAAAGTGACGTCAGCAAATCGTCACACAATTCCTACTTGCCGTTCTAAAGATTCACGGCTCTGAAATCTGGGGAGATGAATCACTCCGAAAATTTCTTCGGAGAAACGAAACTGCATCGATTTTTCTACATCTCTACTCATGGGCACAGAAACAATGGAATTAACAGAAAATAAATAATGGCAgttcttattgtttttgtttttgtgtctggctaaaattttgtttagacATTGTCCACAGGCTTCCAGAGCCTGAGAAAAGAATAATCCCAACTTTACATTGGAGCATTTCTGCTGGGCCCGCACAATCATGAGCTTTTGTTACGACCGTTCATTTATTATGTTTCATTGAAAAAGGTGATGGCAGCGAATGAGCCCACGTTACATTGCATCTCGACGTAGAATTCCAAAAGGACTCATTAATGTTTAAAATGGATGAACGATGTACCAACAAAAGGAAACATTAACGACAGAATAGTTGACAAGGTGATTTATAGTTGATTTATAGTTAAATGTCATACGTATATAGTATattaaatgaaatgttaaataataaaagaaaggaAAGAGGGTTTACCGATGAAAATTACGAAATATTATCAACATTTCAACGAAATCCTTTTCGAAAGCTAGTCTTCTTTTCTTAACCTTCAAACACTTATAACCCATAAACTGTTTGGAAATCCTAATATCCTAGAATCCCCCACTTATCACATGCCCTTTTACTATTCTGCTTCTTTCCTAAAATGTTGCCTCGCAGAGTCTTTGCAATGGAGACACAACAAAATTCCCCGTTGGTTTACAAAGACAGAAGCCCAAACATGCATATATATTTTCAGCCTTTTTCTTTGAATGTTTCTTCGACGAATTGGTTACGTGATGTAGTCACGTTAAGCTATTTATCTTTATTGTCGTTCCAGAAAATGGGCCAGATACGAGTGACAGTTCTAGATCTGGGTATTCAATGAAATTTTGTTGCTTCCGAATTAAGCCAAAAAATATTAGGATCAGTATCAGCGGGTCAATCACTTTTCGAGTTTTTCGCCTCCTTTCATAGAAGATTAATGATTTATTTTACGTTTGTGGATTTCACATAAACAGTATTCGATAAGATAATGCGGAATTATGTGATTTACGCTTCAATACATTCTTGCCAATACTTTCAAAATTTCCTGGACGAAAAGTtgttatattaataataatgcgATAATttactgttattggctttgaaaacatgagcGAATGGCGATGCACGCAATTCGAAATATAAATCCGATgaaagttcacgcccctacagaggagactgcagagccggagaaggataccttccacgaggcagtagagcggATCCCCGAAGCCAAGTGTGATATCGAAACCATACTTGGAGTTTTTAACAgtaagtaggaacggagcccatattcaggcacaaatgataatggactgagGATAATTTagttagcagtattgcacgaaattcttgttggaagtacctgcttttcgcggcaatgctgcactctcaaagaacgcgggcacgcacagaacCCCGTCGAGTAAAAAATCGAagccaaatcaaagcagcaggatcgctctcgagaccattcgacctcaacaacgatctaagaaaaggggatgccctgccATGCGTCCTCCTAAACCTGGCCTTGGCAAGAaggattcgcgatgcagatattAATGCAAGAAGCACATccactttaagtccactcaactactggcctatgatgtcaagagaacaacccgagacagtttaccttcatccgaaatgttgagctgcacattaatgaaggcaagacatggTATCATCGTCGGTAACAAAATCCATGAACAAATAACatgaaatcgcactggtcaaacgataacaataaagatagaagactacaactttgagaccattgataatttctcctatatagggtcgaaaataacaaccgataacagctatgatgatgaaatccacgcacggttagtgaatgccaacagagcctatttcagcttatagaaattgttccgctcgaagtgTCTCACCATAGATTCAGAGCCCGAACTTTATAAGagaatgattttgccagtcctcatgtattcctccacaacctgggttcttagcaaaaaaaaaaatagcgaaGTTTTGGCCGCGGTcgggagaagaattctccgaagaatgtttggccccctaaatgaggatggacgattccgtaggctacataaggacgaaatctttATGCGATGCCTTgatcatctggttgtggataaaatccggcttaataggcagcggtgggcaggtcacttaatccgtatggaagaggataatctagcccagaaagtctataagggcaatatctatgatagaaaggGATATctacagttccttattaaggtaggcctagaccggataccggttgttgtaccgttgatgatgatgacgatgaaacaagttttttattatttcaaataattaatagctggaaataccgcataattacactcagatcttCTTTCAGATGGATATTAAAAATTCGCTGATCGTATTCCCTATTTGAAGGAGAAGACAACTGACAATTAATGATGACCGAAATTTGTGACCTACTAGTATGGAAACTAAATCATTTAAGTACGGACAGACTTTTATTTTAATCTCCGTTATAAcataaaagcaaatattatcTTTTTGGATTCTATGCATACGCTTCTATAACAAGAGTCCACAGCAAACTGACCATATCCAGCTtgagtgagatttctagttagtATTCTACTGTGTCATGGAAATCCTTGCATAGAAAATAACTCCATGATGGAATTGATACCACCTCGTGATTTCGGAATTACATACTTAGCATGCTCCCTACCATACCAAAAATACTATAATAGTTATAAAACATCATGAACTACTTTCATTCCTTAACAGTTTCATAAACGTACCTACCACCTTGCTGAGGATGCCTGCCGAGGAGcgggaataaattataattatttacGTTCCAGACTATTTACTGCTTGTGTAAATGTGGCGAACttatacaaaataaaaaaatattcgatTATTTTTATCAATTGGCCTCTTCATGTCATCTACGGGGTCTACTTTTGCCGCCCTACCAATGCGATTCTAAGACACCTCGGGTGCGCATCAGTTTGGCAAGATGTTGATCGATTGAATGTTAAGTTAATTGCATATGCTGCAACTATAATACAAGACGCAAGCATCTAGTAATACAaccattttcttttaaaaatgtaATATAAAAGCGACACTATGATATCGATACTTCTTTTCTGATGCTCCCGTTCTCTTTGCTTTGCTATATGGCAGCATCTGGTATAATAATTACACGCGTCAGTTCTGTTGTTGATTATAACAGACAGGAGAACACAATAATTTTCACAGCCTGGTTGACCAGCGACCAGAGACTAGCAATCAAAGCGGGTAGGTAAGGCTTGCGCCTTAATTAGGAACTTAGAGAAAATttcctaataaaaaaaatcattgcaacatcaacaatgcaaagaagaacaagtcggaaaaccggaaactaggggcttcaggtatgaaaggttttgtttgtttcttcactgaatatatttgagtgcagaactatcccatttgtacgtagcccgttatgtgtatgcatttagcatgtcagactactcactttagtgtgatattgatatttagtactttgggttacagtaaatttacacgataaagcACTACTGTAGcttggttagtaatagtacgattttaatCAAATATTGCTATAAACAATATCACTACAAATTTGTATAaccctcaaataaacttacggGGTTTTTTtggtcaattttcccaaaaatatagtaatataccgttattaacttaatttgagcagatatcgatatggagagtattttcagccctggacaccgtatagaggcagcttaatgattttttttagattttcctgttgggtagtttctgagaatggatccgttcaAGAAATTCTCACTTTCGTCCAATcgcacccccccccctcctttaaaaaaaaattcaaaaaaaagacCGGCATCAAAAAATACTAATCAGTACAagtatttgatatccaacatggctatattcgatgagaaaaaaatttgtattacccttttgcatgtatgaggaccccccccccccttatcttaacgtagaaagatgtcactTACTATATGTCtgggcattcacagtttccaccaccaaattttgtgtcaatcggtatatccGATCTGagcaaagtgcatgtgacagacagacagacatcgaaccgattttaataaggttttgatttgcAAACATAACCTTAAAAACTGGTACCAAAACACATGAATTTTAAATTCCTTTTTAACACTTTTCACATTTAATGAAACATAGATTCCACATAGGcagaaaaaatcagaaaagccTTCGAACGAAGAGTCTCCAGAAATATCTTTGGACATGTGAAAGAGGGATCACTTAAAGAACTTGTTACGATGTTTTGTACGCTTTACTTAAGAATCTGGAATCTGCTGTCACCAAATTCAAAAGGGTACAGTAGGTAGTCATGTAAAAAGAATGAATGACGGAAGAACCCCTAAACGCatgctaaaataaaataaataatttataattgTAATACAAATTTGCAAATGACGAGTAGCAACTCGGAGTTCCCCAGACCCACCACACCCACGGATATTTTTCAAATGTTACCGAAGAGTCAAACcacattccaaaaaaaatcaatagctCTGTCGTAATCGAATTATTCTTCTGTCCGCCTCCTGTCTGGTAAATCGTCTGATGTTTCAGTCATGTGACTATCGGAGCCTCATGCAATTTTTTCTAAAGATAGCTTTATTCAAGAAACTGCCTAAGTTGATAAAATTTTCACATATTaaattcatattaacattcttCTGTCGAATAATGTATGTTGCTTGTTTGAAAAGGATGACTCGTATATTTTATACACCTTCATGCATTATAGAATCGAATATCATGAATAAAAAGCAACCCAGGCCTTGTGCTAACGAGAAATTTCAGCAAACCCTCCGAACACAAAAAAATCCCTAGCAGAGGAGCAGTTCTTCCATTCGTTCTTACGCGTGGGTTGCGCTGCGCCTAACACCTCATCACCAACTACCCATTGAAATTGATGCCAAAGTTCCGCACGCCGTACAATGACGTCAATGATTTTCTTTCAAGCGGTTCTAACTTGCTGTGTTCAATTTTCGGGAAAAACCCaaagttttttcttcttctttttctttcaattgGGAGAACATAGTCGTAGGCTTTCTTGCTACTATTTTCAACGCACACCCGAACATGAAATTCTTTTTTCCCGGTGGTTGAGGATATGGCTTTTATGCATTCCTTTCCATGCTTGGTCTTAATGCGAATTGGAGGTTATTGGATAAAAGTTTGTCATCATCCAAGTTTTGGATTGTTTTCTATTTAATTGAGTTGGTTTTATTGcttgaaaacaaaaaacaaaagacaTAAGAAAACTCAGTACTGTATACTATAATATAAACCTAGTTATATAGGAGTTGAAACATGCAAGATGAGTGAGCCTAGGTCAATTTGGGGGTTGACCACATTTTCTTGTGGTGGATGTTAAAGAAATTGTTTGTCTGAGGAATCTTATATCTCCGCTTTGGATTTTTGTATATAATCTGTCGTATAGATAATCACATCCTATGATATGCCGCTTAGCTAAATTCGCTTTAGGAAATGGGAAAATCAGCCCATGTTACGCGAATTTTAATACTCCCTGGTACGTCTGCGGTGCTCGTAAGCTTTCGTGAATCCGAGGACGTTCCCTAAAGGCTTCTCGTGTGTTGAGTGACCGAAATAAAATACACTTTGATCGCAAACTTATAAAGCCTCAAAAATTATGAGCACGCCAGTTTGCCATGCTCTCAATAAAATTTTTGTAGGAAAGAGCGCATACGTGTGAGGAAACTGTAAAAACTTCCCAAATAGAAATTTCAGATATTATTCTTGATTGAAAGTTTATAAAATCGTGATCGATCCATCGAAATGAATACCCAGTAAAACATCCGCCAATAGGCCAAACCAGAATTCTTATTTTCAAATGGCTAACATAAGAGAATGGTTAGGGTTAGAGTAACGAAACTAAGCGCCCATAGGTAGCGATGATGCCATCTGATGCGAAAGTAGTTGGTTAGTATTCATCGTGCCGTAGACAGTGAGGTAAGTGTAGTTGCAgtgttggccgcgttcaaaacactttattttaaaatgtccgGGGAATCTCCCGATAATAAAGCCACAAACATGTAGTGCATTAAGTGTTGTAAATGATGGAGGTCTGAGGTCTAGCCGGACCGCAACATTAACACGAATCTGGCACAGATTAATGCGACGACATTCTGTAGCTATGAAAATTCCCCATATCCCCTGCGACATTCATTTAAGAGGATCTGAACATTTACCCGCATAAATTTCAGTTGACATAACAAACCTAAAGCTAATCGAATAAAAGAATTggaattttgtgaaattttagtCATGATTGACGAAAACTCGATTCATTTGGAATAGGTTTTTCAGTGGCGAAACTAATGTCGATTTACACAAGAATGTTAACAAACTAAACATGCAGTACCAGGTTATTAAGAACCCAAGAACCACGCATGCAACATCTTAACATTCCATTACCACCACCTAGTGAAATGTGAAGTCTTTGCCAAGGTTTGAACGTCGCCGTCAACGGTAGCTAGCTTGGATgttaaacaagtttttattcccTCTTTATGACGAAGACAAATACTTCTGCTGAGAAtatggttccaacaagacggagCTATTTCGAATATCGCTACCGAAGTTTTAAACCTGCTTAAAGAGAAGTTTCGgaattgcttcatttccagaAAGATGGAGTTTATTTGGTTGACGCAAGCTGTATTTTTCTAAACATAAATTGTTCATAAAACGGCataatttttctcttttcaaagttttgtgtaaaaaaattattatcaatTCATGTCACACAaaggcaaattttatttttggcgtaaaatgaaaaatggatgagacaggacttattttcaGCATATACctaacaaaaaaatcaaaaagttcAGGAATCCTTTaatgcctcaaaatatgtcccacatatctgctcaaataagtttAGTAATAACATATTACTAATGTGAATGAACggaaaaccaaaccaaaccaaataCCAAACTTTGTAAAAGCATAGGAGATATACATAATTCTGACATAATCCTGGTAATCCGGCTATTAGTATAAGAGTTATAGCAGCTCAAGCTTATCACTTTGCTCCATCTtaagtcatgcaaataa of Hermetia illucens chromosome 4, iHerIll2.2.curated.20191125, whole genome shotgun sequence contains these proteins:
- the LOC119654526 gene encoding serine/threonine-protein kinase SIK2-like isoform X2; the protein is MGERENSSMSGAQSVVASTVTICNGIANSSIGGTSVNQMHSGSPASILPQASCVSVNMNGGICGPSGGGIGGTTGSSIRAPVANGCIGSVTISGGPTPANSTSGGNAKGKGPIRVGFYDIERTIGKGNFAVVKLARHRITKNEVAIKIIDKSQLDAGNLKKVYREVDIMKRLDHPHIIKLYQVMETKNMIYIVSEYASQGEIFDFIAKYGRMPERDARFKFWQILSAVEYCHNRGIVHRDLKAENLLLDSNMNIKIADFGFSNMYKRGELLATWCGSPPYAAPEVFEGKKYTGPEIDVWSLGVVLYVLVCGALPFDGSTLQSLRDRVLSGRFRIPFFMSSDCENLIRKMLVLDPTRRYTIDQIKRHRWMLAEVMEPPVLSEIPTTNPGGTSAVEPNEEILRIMAEFVGIPPHKTRESLKRNSYDHIAAIYLLLHDRVRTRSLSQDSTGMNPMGGGSAKHSSLESQRRRPSTIAEQAMRKLGICNTAPNSNHCRDTPVSPRHHTSINVSDRLSGGSVMIPNFDHNPLTTPLPSMLQLRDTNIRGDNATPAMLPLQRETNCGGVGGSSSCNSNNQYFRGSLMYNTCNTNLITTSNNNNSINCNTSHSSNSNKNPSPSSYFSRGVGGIGERESCNSPYSVTIRDSSIYMSNRVPSSRLLSSGLDQRILKQSSEDCRRLLQQATAISDPKRHITNSVNPMEISSTPPSNHPPRILTSSNSFDSKSNLPNNYSPSNFQMSVEASKLLYTLQQSPLPLVTADGRTTDTMRYTSQFNQSHNVYGMQNDARHCDAIGCGKEREKFQNFGDLSGTSSNTPTAAYKEHLSNNLPGYSYLPNYETDGPASLNPRYTPITQQYSSSTDEGCDTDHGEMDEAPPTVPAPMQRLNSYASSSSSSGVVTNFHSKSLSQNLSCESSRSNFSTFESLDLNLSDCSSDLAGSLPSCATSVTAATETDSSIMISSSALPPCVYVSMSTKSPCSFSRHNPLGNHHQHSTKRCRAVTRSPVDFREGRRASDGLVAQGILHSHSEHPLNMGVAFNSQRLHEACKAKGVLELHVLQKEAAQLKTQYQSNVPPDEMTVRQIQHSQFHVNPNKPNVDFNMLFHTLKQADYLTAKPNDMSNFINYMKSDANKHDRDYKESSATSGAQKPPLQQQLMQHRLLQQKRQIFQKQVGHESSLSRRQMLRQQSYKIAQQTQILPPLPLSESESEDLLAFQAIVEGESSNSLDSNSSAHASPTSSQSGSPKIMKTSHIQQQSPTPPSTSLQQSLSHAGSLSSVSSSSTLLGQSASSSGDCWSTLSGSMQTCQISDGVAPLSSWTSHTSSPFQ